A single genomic interval of Rhea pennata isolate bPtePen1 chromosome 5, bPtePen1.pri, whole genome shotgun sequence harbors:
- the CEND1 gene encoding cell cycle exit and neuronal differentiation protein 1 — translation MDSKGNVRSGNKPDAKAPSSGKAEKPNPGPATNADKKETPSKEQPAPATATSTTKKAGGDAAVVNNHSNLKPSPAATETQEATSQSPDSDHKGNSTEESPGSIFDNMKPLIIVGGVAVAALAVIVGVAFLARKK, via the coding sequence ATGGATTCCAAAGGCAACGTCCGAAGTGGAAACAAACCTGATGCCAAGGCTCCCAGCTCCGGAAAGGCAGAAAAGCCCAACCCTGGGCCTGCCACGAATGCAGACAAGAAGGAAACCCCTTCCAAAGAGCAgcctgcccctgccactgccacCTCTACCACCAAGAAGGCAGGTGGTGATGCTGCCGTTGTGAACAACCACAGCAACCTGAAACCCAGTCCTGCTGCCACGGAGACACAAGAAGCCACCAGCCAGTCCCCTGACTCTGACCACAAGGGAAACAGCACTGAGGAGTCACCAGGCAGCATCTTTGACAACATGAAGCCCTTGATCATCGTTGGAGGAGTGGCGGTGGCTGCACTCGCTGTGATTGTGGGAGTGGCATTCCTAGCCCggaaaaaatga